CAGGAACCCCCTAAAAACGCGTCAGTTTGGAGAATGTGAATAACGAAGACGATGacggaaacaaaatggcggaggtAAGCTCACTGACAGGGCAAAGGTCATAAGTTACATACCTGATACAGCCTTTACAATGGGTCAAACCAGAGAAGACCGCTTAACCATTTACTCTTGTGGTTTTTGGCCTTGCAAAAATAACGCTCTACCTCAATTTCTACTTATCattttgtgttaattttttCATAACTGCTACGGCAAAGGAATAatatacatctacatctacatctctATAATCAGACAATATCAACCAAAACAAAATCAGACTTTGCATACACTTAATTTATTTTGACAGCGCTTTATTGGAATCAAAACCAAGGTATCAAATATGTTAGTATAATATAAATTGCTATCAGCTACAAATACTAAGAACACAAGCTCACAAACAGACGACATGTACCAAGTACATACATATTAACAGTATACTAAATGTGCGTATTGTTGTATATGTTATTCTTTCGAAAAGATCAAAGCACTATACGGATGTTGAAACAAGTTATGATCACACAAAAAAGTTTACATTAAGCGAAAACAATACATAAATTATcgatttttttacaacaacaagTATGACTTGCTATACAGAAACTAAAACTAGCTTAGATGCAAAACTAACCTCTATGAGTCGATGACGTTTACGTATACAGCAAGTCAATTAGTCTAGGagctattttacacaagcactCTATCTGGAACATTTGTCATAAGCGCTGCCAGACTTTTCAATAGTAGATAAAGGTGAGATTTCCTAGCTGCAAAGTAGTTACACTGATAACACTTCTATAGTTTTCCTCCTCTGTGGGTTCTTATATGCTTAAGCTTGGCTATTTAGACATTTGAGTTGTCCTGTTTTGAAACACTCCGCATGTAGCTAAGTCTTTTTATCAGTGTGCCTTCTTACATGTTTGTTCAAAGTGGATTTTTGTGctacagaatagtcacactggtcacacttatagggtttgtCTGCTGTGTGGattttcatatgtcgggataagttacatctttgagctgccctgtatccacactccccacacatgtagggtttctcaccggtgtgttttgctagatgtttgtccaaatcacctttctgtgcagcagaatagtcacactggtcacagtTATaaggtctttctcctgtgtgggttctcatatgtcttgATAAGTGACACTggtgagttgtcctgtacccacactccccacacatgtagggtttctcaccactgtgttttgcaacatgtttCTCCAAATTCGCCTTgtgtgcagtagaatagtcacactggtgacacttgtagggtttctctcctgtatgaattCTCACATGTTCGGTTAGGTGAGACTTTTtcgctgtcctgtacccacacatcTCACACATATAGGTTtgctcaccggtgtgttttattACATGTTGGTCAAaggtggatttctgtgctgccgagtagtcacactggtcacacttgtagggtttttcaccagtatgagttctcatatgttgggataaatgagacttccaagctgtcctgtacccacactggtcacacttgtagggtttgtctcctGTATGGGTTATCATATGTGTGGATACGTTAGACTTCCGAgctgacctgtacccacactccccgcataTGAAGGGTtgctcaccggtgtgttttactagatgtttgtccaaatcacctttttgtgctgcagaatagtcacactgatcacacttgtatggtctttctcctgtgtgggttttcatatgtcgggataggtGAGACCTATAAattgtcctgtatccacactccccacacatgtagggtttctcaccagtgtgtttaacCACATGCCCTCCCATATAtcctctgctctcctgtacctgtgaggttggtgtgttgtcaggttggggaaagttcacgtcacacgtttcctgctgcaggcccgtgtctgttgtctgggtctccctgctgtcactctccttcccagggtgttctgTTTGCTTACTCTCCTTCCCAGTATCTTCAGGACACTGGTCTCCGCAGAAAAGTTCAAGACCggaatcttccatttctgtGAGAGGGGGTATGGATCGTGAAACAACTTATTTCATCTGGAAAAGTAAAACAGTAATTCGTAATCAATAGACGTGCCGAATTTCATGACCCAATAGACTTCCGGGGGAAAACAAATACGTTCGCAAGTTTTGTGGAATAATAGATTTATTTTAGTAAAGAATGCACCAATATATTACAAAATCTGGATAGATGCCGGGATTATCTatctgaatgatttgttgtacgAGGATGGATCTTTTCTTACAAACGAAGACCTACACAATTTATATGGTTTGACCATGGATTCAAGACAAATAATGAATTACAATTCTATAAAAGCGGCAATATCAAAAAATTGGAAAGATAATATCAAAAACAATGGGAAAAAGTGCGCCTCTAAAAATATCATTGAATACACGGAGAGAATCCATCCCCTCACAACAACATGTAAACAGATATACGATACCCTTATAGAAAAACAAGTTACCAACCACTAGAGAAAACGAAATCATACGTAAAATTGGAAAAGACAACATCGAGAAAGTTTATACTACCGCCTTTATTGTCACTAAAGAAAccaatttgcaatattttcagtacaagaTAATTCACCATTTCCTACCTACAAACAGATGGTTAAAAAAGACAAATCTAGTAAAAACCGACCGATGCAATAACTGTAAGGAAAAACATACCATAGTACATATATTTGTGTACTGTAAAGAGGTTAAAAATTTTTGTAAGCAATTCTGTCTTTGGTGGAGGAGCTATGAAAAGCAATACTTATATAGTGCTGGATGACAATTTGATTGTATATGGTGTATGTTGCCATCATACTGCCAATGCCACACTTATATTATATTCTCTTGGCGAAATACTGTATATACCTATGTTatgtgaaaaacatgaaacCAAACTTTGCGCATTTTAAGAACAGGGTAAATAATAGTACAGAAATAGCCATGTTAGGTGATACAGCCTGGTCGCaattacttttatgtattataatGTTATGTGATTGTTATgtgaatgtaatgttatgtaattgTTAATAAaggttgtttaaaaaaagtgcaAATGATAATTGCGTATACATAAATGCAATTAACAgtgactgcccccctccccaccaaagCACACATCACAAACACACCCATAAATCCAATTTACAGGTAAACAAGCACCAACCAGGAAGCTTTAGCGGCAACCACACGTCTTACCTGTAGATCTGTGGTGGTTAGCGGTCTTCACGATTTCTGGAATCCCCTAAAAACGAAGCAGTTTGGAGAAGAAGGTGAGTAACGAAGACGATGATGGCAACAAAATGGCGGGCGTAAGCTAAGACGGGGCAAAGGTCAGAAGTTACAATCCTGATACACACTTGACAATGGGTCAAACCAAAGATGGCCGCATAACGCTTTGCCCTCGCAGTTTTGAGCCTAGAGATAATAACGTTCTACCTCGATTTCTAACATCagtttgtgttattttttttttttaccttaaggCCAAATCAGGTGAAATCCGGCATGCAGGGTGATATGCGCAGGATTCGTGTTCAATAGAAATTTAGCATTTGAAACAGGGTAATGAAATACACAACAATTTTGGGCATCGTTTACCCTccatttatttttaaaaagtctacTTTGCCAATATTAAGTCACATTAAATATATCTATACATGTTTTACGCTAAAATTGCTACGGCATAGAATCAAACCATAGACTTTGCATACACTTACTTTATTTTGACAGTGCTTTATTAGAATCAAAACCAAGTTATCAAATATGTCAGTATAATATAAATTGCTATCAGGTACAAATACTAAGAATACAAGTGTACAAACAGACGACATCTACAAAGTACATGCATAATAACAGTATACACTATGTGCGTATTGTTGTAGATGTTATTCTTTCGgacagatcaaagaaatatacaGATGTCTAAGAATGTTTACACTGAGCGAAAACGGCTCATAAATTGTAGATTATTTCCTCACAATAAAACAAGTACGCCTTGCTATACAGACACAAAAACTATCTTAAATGCAAAACCAACCACTATGAGCCGTTGATGTGTATGTATACAGTACGTCAATTAGTCTAGGagctattttacacaagcactCTATCTGGAACATTTGTCATCAGCCCTGCCAGGTTGCCGGCTTCTGACTTTTTTTACTACAGAGTAGCTACAGCTTTTTTAAACAGAGTAACATCACAGAATGGACATCCCTCAACCTGTAGGGAAGGCTGACAGTAGCAAGAGACAGACgggcctggagacaactctccatcttcatggctatcttgtccccccaacgaccaggaggtcaaaggactaggtaggtaggtaggtaggttggtaggtaggtagtagcTATCAGGCCCAGGTACAGATTAAGACCACAGTTAACATGCACACATCTGGATGGGATATTCCAACTTACGACTTTTCACGTCCgttctgcaagcagaggtttaaGGGCAAATGAGATGTACTGTTTAACCCTTTCGATACTGTCTTACTGCAAAATATCTGCTGGGAGATCATTTTCTAGTCTGAAGAGGACGAAGTAGTATGCTATACATCTGTTAAACGTGCAGATTTGGAttctattgtattgtatgtaataTCTATTGGATAGACAGCTGAGATTTTGTAGATCTAGAACAGgtccacacatgtaaggtttctccccggTGGGTTTTCATCTGTTGACATAAGTTGAGTCATTCTATAGTCCACACATGTAgtgtctctcaccggtgtgttttgatgCAATATGCCTAAGCAAATGGCCTCTCTGtccagcagaatagtcgcactggtcacacttgtggggcttttcacctgtgtgtgttctcatgtgttgggataagcaGGACTTGTAAgatgtcctgaacccacactccccacacatgtagggtttctcaccggtgtgtgttCTCAAATGTTGGAGTAAATGCCATTCCCGGTGTGCAGAATAGTCgcaatggtcacacttgtagggtttttgtcTTGTATGGGTTCCCCTGTGTTGGGATACGTTACACTTGtcgggtttctcaccagtgtgttttgcttgaTGGCGATTCAAAGTGGATtttcgtgcagcagaatagtcacactggtcacacttgtagggtttctctcctgtgtgggttttcaTATGTGAGGATAAGCCGGACTTATAAGCagtcctgtgcccacactccccacacatgtaggctTTCTCACCGTggtgatttgtcaaatgttgGACCAAATACGATGCCCGTGATGtagaatagttacactggtcacacttgtgaaAGCGTGGTTTTTCTCTAGATCTTCTATTTCTTCTAATGTGTTGGGTTCCAGTATTGCCTTTggtctcctgtacctgtgagttTGACGTGTTGTCAGGtcggggaaagttcacatcacacatttcctgctgcaggcccatgtctgttgtctgggtctccctgctggcactctccttcccaggattgcCTGCCGTTTCGTCGTTTGGAACGTCCCtttcctcgtcctgctgccgtcccgtgtctattgtctgctcccaactgttgtaagtctcgtTCCAAGGATGTCCAGTTGGTTGGTAGTTGTAGGTTTGCTGGTCCTTACTGTACGTTTCCTggcacagcacgttctcttgtccatcctgttgccatccagtgtctcctgtcggctcctctttgatgtgcgtctcgttcGCAGTTTTTCccgcatgaagctctttaaCGGGAGGCACACATGTGAACTCCACCATAttagcagaatagtcgcattggtcacacttgaaaggtttttctcctgtatgagttctcatatgtacagtTAAGTTAGTCATACATGAGTCATACATTTTGGTTGAACTGTAACCGCACtcgtcacacatgtagggtttctcaccagtgtgttttgttgctatatGGTAGGCCAAATTGGCTTGATGTGCAGctgcatagtcacactggttacctgttgtctgggtctccctgctgtcactctccttcccaggatttcCATAAAgttccatctccttcccaggatgttctCCAATACTAACAAAGCTAGACTCTTCCATTTCCGCTTTTACACCGAACGTGTCGTCGTTTGGAACGTCCCTTTTctcgtcctgctgccgtcccgtgtctgttgtctgctcccaactATAATTCTCGTTCCAAGGATGTCCGGTTGGCTGGTAGTCGTATGTTTCCTGGTCCTCGCTGTACGTTTCCTGGCACAGCACGTTCTTTTGTCCATCttgttgccatccagtgtctcctgtcggctcctctttgatgtgcatCTCGTTCTCGTCCGCATGAAGCTCTTGAACAGGAGGCACAAATGCGAACTCCTCCATGTCTAAAATGATTATAAGAGAACAATGATGAGAAAAAACAGAAAAGGTGCAAATTTTACAGAATTTCTTCTGTAAAAGTAGTTTACCCGTTTTAGCGCCTCATTTTTTTCAGTATTACACAAGACTTGGATATGTGTCAATTAGGGTATACATATAGAACAACATAGTATTTCTTTATTCAACTTAGGCACGAATTAACTCATAGTAAAAACAGAATGcatacaacacaacaatacAGACACATAGCAATCTATGACGTCTATATACATGATTCCAGAGGTTTTTGACGTTATCTTTGTGGTAGAATGAACATGACTTACAGTAAGCACAGACTGTACAGTGGTGCTAGAATAGTGGACACGCAAACATATAATATAGCACTGTTTACGCCATCTGGCATCAGTCAGGTGGAAAACACATTTCACTGGCACTgcatagggctgtgtacctaaatacccgtacctgtaccgtacctaaaaattgtttaggtacagatccggacctaaacatctgtgtacctgtacctgtacctgtacctaaacaaactaaatcactagtAAACACTACTGCaaatcccgaatcaacaatgacaatggtgataatcttgcagttgagacttaagaaattgttttgagattcaagtttccccatacaaagatgacaatttatcactagaaaagacagttagctacatgtttaacctacatatacttggttaaacttgGTACCTAAACctgcagggatcgaaatacatttttttgctacatgcaaaattgcaagttggcaaaaattttacgtgcaatttgaaaaatttacatgcaaaatactgcaatgttctagccagcatctatcattccgtcctttggcagaattttgTTGATCAAGacagataagaattttgcccattctgtcacttttggTTGACAGAAATTGGCGCATGAAAGTATAGATAGAACTAAAAATTtgggaaagatatccacataatcaacatgtaagtttgcagcaaagccaaatttgattatttatattataacacctactgacgaccggtgacgatccccgtcagacaaacaaaggcaccgtggcctcagtatttttactataggctaggtattttcaacatgcaatattgcaagttcagaatatttttacatgcaaatctcaaaaattatgtgcaaattgcaagttaagtatgttaTTTCGACCCCtgacccgtgtacctgtacctgtacctgtacctgaaatttgtttaggtacacagctctagcaCTGCAGCTTCTTGGCatttgtgtaacagtggggttgaACTTCAAGCACAGCCAAACGGCTCTGATTTCTTTTGGAATAGCGGCTTACGTTGCTGGATTGGTGGTCTGGTTTCGGAGAGGGGTAAAAATCTTGGTAGCCATTATATTGTTTCCGCCTttcttacatttgtatatgtgatACCTTacagagttttctttttcacgGTAAGTGAGCTCAAGGAAACGTCTAGTTTTAAGATGCGCGAATATAACCGTCTTCATTTCATCTATCATTTATGTTATCTGATACAACAATTTTTCTGATTTGCACCTCAAATTTTGACATATCTCGATCATTCGTTTCAATGTCCCCCTCCCCATCGACTACCAATCACAAACACGCCTCTAATTATAATTCGCCACCGAACAAGCTCCAACCAGGCGGCTTTAACGACAATCACATGTCTTACCTGAAGGTCAATGGTAGTAATCGGTCTCCAAGACTCCTACAAATCGGTAAAAATCGCGTCAGTTTGGAGGATTTGAAAAACTCTAGACGAGacgaaaaacaaaatggcggacgctCCGGACGTCAGCTCACTACCGGGgtaaaggtgagaggtcacaaacctgatactGAATAGGTCAAACCACAGATCGCCGCATAGCGCTTTACTCTCCTGGTTTTAAACCTAGCAAAAATAACGCTATAAATGAAATAGAAGTGGTTATAATTCAAATATTTTATGaaagaggactccaggaagactagtggaTGTATTTCAACAATAATGGAGATCTcctaataaagaaaacaaaagttctaCCTCGATTTCTACGTCTCAGATTCTGTTAGGTTTTGACTGTTAGGCCAAGCCAGGTGGAATCCGATATACCCAGGATTTCTTCCTCATTTCATGTTTAGATCTTGAATACTGCTATCACAAGGATGCTATTGAACTGAGAGTATAATAACACCTTGTTTTTGTATCTAGTTTACACTTCTttagtcttttttctttcaaaattaaGGCATGGTAGGAAAGGGAGTCAAAATTATCAGACGATATAAACCAACACTAATGCAATTACCGTCTTTGCTTACACGTACTttattatgtgggcgaagcccaacatttagtttttcctcagatatttgcatattccaacccgaaatcagaaaaaatggaagctgtaaacatgtactccacgtttcaagctttttgattggcttaaagtcgcactttctcggttttacgtcagagatgaacctatcaacgcacagaacacaatcggcatcgacattgataatagccaatcagaactcagaacaaatggaagctgtaaccatatactccgcgtttccagctttttgattggaacAAAGGTGaggactgtctcgggtgtacgcagaggtgaaccaatcaacgcacaggacacaaaatggcattcggcatgcagtttgataatactatagcagctgagacgaccaaacaggcgctcaaggaagaagttgcccgccatggaatgaacgagattgataaattttcacacaaaaacattatcttcagaaaattggaccttgcaatcttgcaaattcaacggtgaacggacgtgttcaagctacgcaatacatttgtatacctgttaaaacgtgcaAATGTAATATCTTGTAGCACTGGCTTAGTGGTATTATTCAGGCGTGGGAAACCAACGGTCCGGGATCAAATCCGTGAatataatatttgtaattttttttttgctgcattttcgagaaaatgttgcctttcttgttgcttcttttcttgcgatttttgctttcttttcccttcgcccacatcctgcatttttttttcaaaaatgttgcctttctagttttgaaaTACATTTACCAAAATTATGCTCAGATTTTAAACACGTCAGTATCATCTACTAGTAAATTGCTATAAGCTTAAAGAATGCGAATACTTGAGTACAaaacataagtacatgtataatatacatataaatatcgGTTTGTATATTTGGGAATAATAGATCAAATAGAGTAGAAAATTACAAGTAAATATACAGATGTTACAAATTTTACAGTTTTCAAATCGATACCGacagtgaagaaaaaaacaaagaccACATCaaaaaatatctcaattcaAAAACCTACATCCATATATGTTTACAGTGCGATTAAACAAAGGGCTTTCttacatgtaacaaacaaaaaagtgatCAATTTTAACATGAAAGAAAAGTATTTATGCTTACTGTTGTATACACAGTTTTCTTATCAATTAGCAAATAAATATATTAGTACAAAGTAAATATACCGAAGCTGTTTACATATTGCTATATCACCAACATTTGTAGTGTATGACCAAGTTAGATATgcatgaatgtatgtatgtacgtgcaAAGGCCAGGACTGGCCCCTCGCGTAGGGTAATATCGCCCCTTACGATATACCCTTCTTTGATATACCCTTCTTTGGCAGAGTACAAGACGGTGATGCGCCACGTCTCCCGCCCGGGTGAATGTTCCAACACGTCACtcaccatatggctgatacgacacagaggttcgccaggcctccatccgggtgatttgtagtgaatcaccaactccagtcaGACAGAATGATTTGATCCATCACACCGCACAATCGcatgtgtgggggttctttaacgtgacatttaacgtcctatccgaaggacggccctaGTCGAaggtaggtactcattttcacctgagtaaagtgaggaaagccgtgtaaagtgcctttcccaggggcacaagatcgatgacaAGCACCCGGATTCGAATCCGAGACCTCTCGGTCATGAGGCAAACACGCTTCCgctgtgccacgcggtcccactttcGTAGATCTGCATCTAAGAGGACAAGCCTGGATGCTACACATTTGTCACACTTAAGTTACACTTTAGCCTCCCTTTTCGTATATGTTGCCAAATGTTTAGAGAGCTGAGATTCGTGGGTGTAGAGTAGCTAGAAATACCAAAGCTACAACTGTAAGGTgcatgggttctcatatgttgggttaaatcattttttctaaacgtcctgtacccacactccccgcacatgtagggttctCATCGGTGTGCTTTTTTATATGCTTTACCAAATTcgatttctttgtagcagaatagccacactggtcacatctgtagggtttctcacctgtgtgttttaAACGGTGTCGGTCTAAAGTGCATTTCTGTGTCGCAGAAtattcacactggtcacacttgtagggtttttctcctgaatgggttctcatatgtacgaCTAATTTGGATTTTCGAATagccctgtacccgcactccccacaaatgtagggtttctcaccagtgtgttttgctacatgttcGTCTAAgttggatttctgtgcagcagaatagccacactgctcacacttgtagggcctttctcctgtgtgggttctcatatgtactaTTAATTTGGATTTTCGAGCCGccctatacccacactccccacacatgtagggtttctcaccggtgtgttttgcttgATGTTGGTCTAAgttggatttctgtgcagcagaatagtcacactggtcacacttgtagggcctttctcctgtgtgggttttcaTATGTAGGAATAAATGGGCCTTTCgagccgccctgtacccacactccccacacaagtagggtttctcaccggtgtgctttctTCTATGGCTGTCCAAGTTggatttatgtgcagcagaatagtcacactggtcacacttgtagggtttttcccctgtgtgcgATCTCAAATGTCGAGACAAGTCAGATTTTagaactgtcctgtacccacaatccccacacatgtagggtttctcaccggtgtgctttctTAGGTGTTTGTCCAAGTTGGATTTAtatgcagcagaatagtcgcactggtcacacttgtagggtttttctcctgtatggattttcatatgTAGGGATAATTTGCacctttgagctgtcctgtacccacactccccacatgtgaagggcttatcaccagtgtgctgTGTAATATGGCTGTCCAAGTTATGTTtacgtgcagcagaatagtcacactggtcacacttgtagggtttttctcctgtatgcgTTCTCAAATGTCGAGACAAGTCAGATTTTAGAATTGtcatgtacccacactccccacacatgtagggcttctccccagtgtgttttcttataTGATTGACCAAGTTGGATTTCAATGCAGCACAATAGTCACaaaggtcacacttgtagggtttctctcctgtatgggttctcatatgtcggaaCAAGTGAGCCTTGCAATCGGCCCTGTACCCGCATTCCTCAcaaatgtagggtttctcaccggtgttttTAACCACACGCCTTCCCATTTTGCCCCTGCTCTCCTGtgcctgtgaggttgatgtgttgtcaggttggggaaagttcacatcacacgttttcCTGCTGCaagcccatgtctgttgtctgggtNNNNNNNNNNNNNNNNNNNNNNNNNNNNNNNNNNNNNNNNNNNNNNNNNNNNNNNNNNNNNNNNNNNNNNNNNNNNNNNNNNNNNNNNNNNNNNNNNNNNNNNNNNNNNNNNNNNNNNNNNNNNNNNNNNNNNNNNNNNNNNNNNNNNNNNNNNNNNNNNNNNNNNNNNNNNNNNNNNNNNNNNNNNNNNNNNNNNNNNNNNNNNNNNNNNNNNNNNNNNNNNNNNNNNNNNNNNNNNNNNNNNNNNNNNNNNNNNNNNNNNNNNNNNNNNNNNNNNNNNNNNNNNNNNNNNNNNNNNNNNNNNNNNNNNNNNNNNNNNNNNNNNNNNNNNNNNNNNNNNNNNNNNNNNNNNNNNNNNNNNNNNNNNNNNNNNNNNNNNNNNNNNNNNNNNNNNNNNNNNNNNNNNNNNNNNNNNNNNNNNNNNNNNNNNNNNNNNNNNNNNNNNNNNNNNNNNNNNNNNNNNNNNNNNNNNNNNNNNNNNNNNNNNNNNNNNNNNNNNNNNNNNNNNNNNNNNNNNNNNNNNNNNNNNNNNNNNNNNNNNNNNNNNNNNNNNNNNNNNNNNNNNNNNNNNNNNNNNNNNNNNNNNNNNNNNNNNNNNNNNNNNNNNNNNNNNNNNNNNNNNNNNNNNNNNNNNNNNNNNNNNNNNNNNNNNNNNNNNNNNNNNNNNNNNNNNNNNNNNNNNNNNNNNNNNNNNNNNNNNNNNNNNNNNNNNNNNNNNNNNNNNNNNNNNNNNNNNNNNNNNNNNNNNNNNNNNNNNNNNNNNNNNNNNNNNNNNN
This is a stretch of genomic DNA from Branchiostoma floridae strain S238N-H82 unplaced genomic scaffold, Bfl_VNyyK Sc7u5tJ_1439, whole genome shotgun sequence. It encodes these proteins:
- the LOC118407700 gene encoding zinc finger protein 436-like, producing the protein MEEFAFVPPVQELHADENEMHIKEEPTGDTGWQQDGQKNVLCQETYSEDQETYDYQPTGHPWNENYSWEQTTDTGRQQDEKRDVPNDDTFGVKAEMEESSFVSIGEHPGKEMELYGNPGKESDSRETQTTGNQCDYAAAHQANLAYHIATKHTGEKPYMCDECGYSSTKMYDSCMTNLTVHMRTHTGEKPFKCDQCDYSANMVEFTCVPPVKELHAGKTANETHIKEEPTGDTGWQQDGQENVLCQETYSKDQQTYNYQPTGHPWNETYNSWEQTIDTGRQQDEERDVPNDETAGNPGKEKMEDSGLELFCGDQCPEDTGKESKQTEHPGKESDSRETQTTDTGLQQETCDVNFPQPDNTPTSQVQESRGYMGGHVVKHTGEKPYMCGECGYRTIYRSHLSRHMKTHTGERPYKCDQCDYSAAQKGDLDKHLVKHTGEQPFICGECGYRSARKSNVSTHMITHTGDKPYKCDQCGYRTAWKSHLSQHMRTHTGEKPYKCDQCDYSAAQKSTFDQHVIKHTGEQTYMCEMCGYRTAKKSHLTEHVRIHTGEKPYKCHQCDYSTAHKANLEKHVAKHSGEKPYMCGECGYRTTHQCHLSRHMRTHTGERPYNCDQSDKPYKCDQCDYSVAQKSTLNKHVRRHTDKKT